Part of the Anopheles coluzzii chromosome 3, AcolN3, whole genome shotgun sequence genome is shown below.
ttaaaaatgtatacttattttttaattcttctttttttcatggaaTTGCTGCTAAACAGTGTTTaattgtgtgttttgatttaattttagtTTTGCACTCCATCTCCCCGGACGCTTCATCattcccatcatcatcatcatcatcatcatcaccatcgtcaCATCTAAATGGCTGTAAAAAAATGCCCGTGCATTTGGAAATTTGGATTGTGGAAAAAGCCAAATTCCACCAGCAAATCACCTTTAAGTTGCTTCGTTCTCCCATctttgatgtgtgtgtatgtgtttcgtTGTTGTAATCAGTGTTTaacaagaaacaagaaaaaccaCACATTGTGATAGTGTAACGAGTGATCATACATGTACACAGAAGCATATTAAATTTGCCCACTTGCGCAAATGATGGTAagagaaaaacagcaaaatgaaaaataagatTTATGAAATAGATTAGATTTGCTTTGAAAACCCCAAAAGtaaatgaaaagaagaaaaacacataaaaaaaataataaagcaaCACAGAACAGGCACGTAAAACTAACTAAGTTTATTAGTGTAGACTGTTTCGTCTAGCTTTTCGTTCGGTAATAGTTGTTCGAGGTAGTtcggaagaaaaagaaaagaaaagaaaagaaaagctatAAAAAAGAGTAGTGCAAAAGCACAGAAAGGAGAGGAAAAAgagaagataaataaaaaagtaaaatatccAGTGAGCATAAACTATCGGTTTAGAAAGAGTTTGTTGATTCCGTAGATGAGTTAAAAAGagtaaagtgtaaaaaaagagCTATAAGATGCTGCTGAACCAAGTTCAGAAACTAGCAATAAAAGCGTTCTATTTGCcgaaattataataaaaagaacagcAAAATAAGCAAACGAGAAAACACTGTAAACTTCTTTATtcaaaaaactaacaaaaaacacaactaaaaagcatagctatttgtgttttgtgttttaaatgTTGAGTAAGCGAGTAGAAGTAGTGGAAGCGACAGTAAAGCATGAAGGaaatagaatagaaaaaaaatcacaagcAAAAAGGCGAGAAAGAATTTGAAAAGCtaaacagcaaagcaaaacatacaGCTGCAAcgttgcatacctttaggctgATTGACAAAAGTGGCCTTTAGAAGAAAGTGTTGTCTATTGCGTCCTTActcagtatgtgtgtgttttgggtttttaTTCGTTCAGAAAGCACACAGATTAACGATGTGTTGGTAACAGAGGTCAAAAGAAAGTAAAGTTTATAGAACTTTTAACCAACTTTTGTGTGGTAATAGAAATGGTTCAAAACACGCCGCAAacgtttaaatttaatttttaaattcacTCTAAAATGACAGACactatctaaaaaaaaaaatgataaccAATGTGTTTAACCTGTAAataagtttctttttttttgtaaaataaactaaacaaaaaagtaagcAAAACGAATGGGAAGTTGTAAGAAACAAGATatgaaaactttaaaaaaagaatgtaaaaCATAAGGAAAGCAATTAAATTGCTGCACATCTACAGATCTACATACACACCATATCAGCCTATTCCGAATCACAAATACTAATTCTACATTACACTACACTAAGGCACTTCATGCTCCGCGCACAGAtgattatatttttgttttttttgttcataatTTTGTGTCCTAATTCCGTTGTTTATGCAGTCAATTCAATATAGTGTGGAACACATGCTGACACATAGTGTGGGACACCACAGCCGATAATATGCTTCAGCTACGTGAAACAGTGCAACAGTAAAGTTCTATAAGATAACACAAACACGGAACGAAAGTAGTACCATACTgcggtgttgctgctgtgttgctgcTATAAAGTGAGATCTGCCGTAACTGTAAGATAGCAAAAGAAATACAAATGTTACTAGCAAAGGGAAGAGATAAGAGAgcaaaccaaaataaaaaatgggtggaaaaaaatgaaaaaaacaaaacacacgctaTACGGTGGATACATaataatcaataaaacaaattgatCGCCTCAAAGAAGTAAAAGCGGGAGTAACCCAGAGCAAATGCAAGAAGGAAGAaatgaaggaaggaaaataacACGTAAGAACGCCTCTCGCTCTCCCAAACTCCTTTCTCAgcatgaaaataataataaaagtacGTAAAGAGAATTAACAAAACACgggagtgtgtgttttattaatatttatataattttaattaataaaaagcttttaaattattgttacTAATTTTGCACAGTTACAGGGCTACGCAACTGCAATCCATCGGAGAACTGGCCTCGAACAGAGCCTGGAACTAGCTGTTACTCCAGCCGTTCCTGGAACGAGTAACAAACCTTTATTCCGGTCCTGGAATTAATCCCCAAGCCATTTTGGCTTtagaactgatactgaacttCTTTCAATTCAATAATTATACCCGAACCTATCTAACCCACACACGAATCGTGAACTTGCCGATCCAGTACATGACACTGACAGCAGCTGTTTGAAAAGTTCCGCAATCATATAAAGTCATCCCAGTCGCTCCGgaatagtgatgtgctgtatggagctcATCCACGACTCCGAatcgactccgactattgttagttcgattccgactccggtaaaatggaaccactagattcgcccggagtcggagtcagtcggagtcgttcggagtcgttcggagtcgtccggagtcgtccgaagtcttccggaatcgtccggagtcgcccggagtcgtccgaagtcgcccggagtcggagtcagtcggagtcgttcggagtcgtccggagtcgtccgaagtcttccggaatcgtccggagtcgtccggagtcgttcggagtcgtccgaagtcgcccggagtagtccggagtcgtccggagtcggagtcgtccggagtcgtctgaagtcgaacgactccggacgactccggaagattCTGGaaaactccggacgactccggacgactccgaacgactccgactgactccgactccgggcgacttcggacgactccgggcgactccggacgacttcgaacgacttcgaacgacttcgaacgactccgaacgactccggacgactccgaacgactccggacgactccggacgattccggaagacttcggacgactccggacgactccgaacgactccgactgactccgactccgggcgacttcgggcgattccggacgactccggacgactccggatattgcagcgcagacctaccttccggagtcgattccgaatttatcggagtcggatcggagttgactccggatttctgccaactttacccatcactactccgGAAACTACAGCAAAACTAATATCCGTAAAGCTTCATCCATCAACTACGTAACGCTGGTAAGGGGTGGGAAGGAGGAGCTATGATCGAACGGTTACTAACGGCAAAATCTCACGTAATGGATGGATACCCTTGTTcctgaacaaaaatgaatttcgaaaataccactatacactacagagctgcacaaaaaactggttgactatcgctgcaaatgttcgctaTACGTTTAAACAGCTGTCACagtaattttgaaaataaaaaaaataaaaaagtaaaaaaaatctatacaatttgtctgtAGAAAGTAAGGCAattgaatgcgtatttttattaaaataaccaaatatataaaaatactTCACGAGGGACAAAATGGGCTGATGCTTTTGACATATTACGCTTGGTGTTTGTATTTGCCCACACAACAGGGTAACTGTGTACCAGTATTGGGCGGGCTAGTGCAGCAGTCTTACAAAGACTGCTCGTACACTTACAACTTTTATTAGCTTTCATGAAAGTGAGGTTATTTTAGATGAAAAACTATCGTTTTCTGTTATgctattttttaaatgctgttttaaatgcattttttggAGATATTCGTGAAATCGCTGTTATGTTCCTACTTTCGCCAGTTTGTTCCTACTTTCGGCAGGTTGTGCTCCTACTATTTTCGGCGGATACGCGAATACGGGTCAGAAAATGTCTTAATCAATGAAAATaggtaaacaaaaatgttcaaaatagTTTCACGCTCTCACTTGCCTAAAATTGGTGTTGAAAATCACTTAAATGAATAATGTTATGTTGCCTGCCTTGCCTGTTTAAGAAACCTGCCAATCTATTGGGTGACAGCAAATCTGCCGAAAAATTGTGAACTCtgtacattttgtttgatattttgaaaaatatacaAGGAAATGATGTGATACTTCgtatatgaataacaaatgagcatatctctatttaaaaaatatgcgTTGAGAAAATTGTTAATGCATTTTTGCAGGATTTCACTTTTAAGTTACCCTGCCAAAAATAGGCACACTGCCGAATattggtacagttaccctaatGCTAACAGGCATCACTTCAAATTCGATTTCGTCGATTGAAACGTGTATAAagtgttctattttttttattttttttaaggatAGGCAGAGGCAtgtaataatgtaaaaaactgcttaacatacccattttgccccgctttcctcTACGTTACTTCAAAGGATAATGATGTGAAAGtatgattaatttattttaaattaattttacattAATTGATTAAAGTACACAACACAAGCGCGGACATATTTTGCCATcacaacacacagaaaaaagagagtaaaaataaatgagGTAATTAGTTAATGTAATTTTGTACTTTATAGCACTGTACCGCCCgcacttttctttctttgctttaaataataatttctgtttgcttttcttttgtaGCGCATTTTGGTTTGGAAAAGTTTGCAAAAGCTGAAAACCCGttccttcttctttattttggTGTGCCTACGACTGCACCGGATGTATGCTGCCCTCATccgaacctgcggaaggaaaATGGAACCAAAAGTGTTAAAAGCTGGTACTCTCCCATGTGCTACTTAGATGAGCAGGGGAAAAGATTCACTACTTACAGCAGCGACGTTGCACGCAGCAAGGATGAGCCGGCCGCAGCCAGTGTCGTCGAAGGTCGTGACAATCCTGACAATCCGAGCAAGCTAGATATGGGGTCAGAATATCGGCTTCCACCTGAAAGCGtggcacaaacacatacacgaagAAATGTTTATATTTAGCAAAAAGACCTTGGAATTGGACagaaatttcatttaaaaactgCGAACAACCGGCCACGGACAAGGAggaaatgaataatttatcgAATCTCATTGGCAAAATTAATGAGTTTGCAGTGTGTGTAATTTTTCGAAATCCAAAaccggttttttgtttcttgtggACGGGCCTCTTAAGGTAGAAATCTCTAGCACTCCTGTAGTACGTGATGTCACCCGTCTCCCCTCGTTAACGTACCTCTTTCCGGTGGGGTCGAATAGTATTGACCGGAGCTTTGGGGCGCTCCGGCGTAATAGTACGACGGCTGTTGGTATTGGGCGTAGgaaggttgctgctgctggtatgCGGATAGGTAGTAAGGTTGCGACTGAGTTTGTTGGTACGTGTATTGCGGCTGCTGGTAGTACTGGTACTGTGGTTGTTGGGCAGCAGCGGGTTGCTGATACTGTACCTGAGGCTGTTGGACAACGGGTGCCTGATATTGAACCTGTGGCTGCTGGGTCACGGGTTGCTGGTATTGGACCTGAGGTTGCTGATACTGAACCTGAGGGGGCTGTGTAACTGGTTGCTGATATTGAACCTGCGGTACCGATTGCACCCGCTGCTGGACTTGTAACGGCCGCTCTTGTCGCTGGGGAGTCACGTACTCAGCTTGCCGCTGAGGCACTCGCACCAGGACTGGCTGCTGTTCCAGAAAGTTCGTATTCGTTTCTGCAAATAGTCACACAAACTGTTTAGCCAAACGCACAACACTGTATACACAGCCACAATGTTACCTTCGTTCTCATCCACCACCACGTAGTTCAGCTGGCCGTTCTGTGCGAACTGGGCCGGCATAATTTCGATTCCGGGTCCTGCCGGCAGCGCACCGGCCGGGCGAACCGTAACTAAGCCACACCAAAAGATGAATGAAAGTAACCTTAAAAACAGGTGAAATGCCATTTTCTTGCCACGCACGGTTCACACCGGATCAATCACACGACGCACGCGGTCTGCCTTCGGAGCCGAACTGCCACCCGCGACTGATAGTGGTGGTCGGTTCTCCATCGTATGCGACATTGGCCATACATTGTGATGCCTCTTTTTGCTTCTAAACCGGTTTAGATGCTGCAGGGTACAAGCGGAATGATTTGGCAcgatcaacaaaaacaaaaaaccgttATAGTGCGAAGGTTAGCAATTTTAATATGGGCAAATTTGGGcgcttttgtttatgtttttttatgcaaacgtGATTTAAAGTCAAAATTCttgtcaattttttttaaacaaatgcaCCTAGAAAGAATTGTTTTAATcgtttttaaaatgttcaaacTAGGAAAAACGTGGTTTTCTCATGCAACGAGTTATTGGCGGGTTTTTTTCCCGTCATAGTGAGTTGAGCACTTGCATCACTTTCTCACCAATCCTCATATATGTATTTTATTATGATATTTATACCTGTTCTGTACTTTTTGCGATAAAAACACTTATTTTATGGTTGAAACAATGTTCTCCCCATTAATATCTGTTTTTCGTTAAAtttaaatcgatttttttatatttgattGTGAGACAACATTTTCTCACGCGTTTGAATTGTCTCACTATTGGCATTTTGACGGTCCCAAATGACAGTTGGGCCACTTTCGGCGAATAATCGAGCAGTTCGATCTCAGCGACAAATCAACCAACATtatgtacaggcggtccccgagatacacggttattggggaccgaaaacggccgcaaaataccgcgtatctcgaatttccgcgtaagtcgaatctcgtgatttctaGCCAAAATAgcactaattttcgtgcaattttgcaagtagggggtggttttagccaccaaatgaattatttgatatgtttctaatgaattaaacagttttaaatttttgtaaatggtattttacattcgatcaatacggaaattatttggtatttcacaatggatgtgtcaaatcagtacaatttgctcaaagaactgtcaaattttgaaaaccgcgtatctccgaatccgcgtataagaggtaccgtgtatctcggggaccgcctgtacaacTTAAGCTCAATTTATTCCCTTTCTTATAGTTAAATGCCTATtcgttcattaaaaaaaagattattagTACTTTAATGCCGTTTATTTCCCGTTTTctttacaaaataaaatctaaaaaCTGATCGAAAGTGCTCGATTTGCTAGCACTGCAcagtgaaatgttctttaggtTTGTTTATGAAGAGATAATTATTTTCTGGTTTTTGGCAATTTTAGGGAactttaaaatatattaaaatatgaaataaagtTATTCATATTACACTGTTAAAATTTACCAAACTATTACTCCTGCAATGTCCATTTAATTTGACCTTAGGACAACACGCAGTGCATGCGGTTTCAGATTGTTGACAATTgtgcaacacaaacaacacatcaCCGCGGAAAGGAGGGCCCTCAATTCTACCTCCTTTTCCAATTTTTCGCTTTTTATTGTTAAGTAAAATGAGATAAAATAGTGTAATAATTGTTACCTTACCTTCAGGGACTGTGTTTAAGCAAAACAGTTCACTGCTCGAAGCAACCGGCACGCCATGCGACCGCCCGGTGTTAGTATGCGGTTATGTAAAATGTTCCCACTGGTTGGAAATGTGGTCCGGAATGCCGGTTCTGCGACATTGCACCATCGATCCTACTGCACGCCGGTTGTAAATATTTTCGATCGCAATGTGAAACGTCTGCAACGGGAACGAGCTGCCAAACGGTACGAGTTAGAACCGATACAACAGAAGCATTTAATAACCTTTTCCTTACCTCGCAGTGACGATGTGGAGCTGTACGATTACATCAAGGAGGAGGTGGGCTACCGGCTGGCCGACCGTATCTTCGACATCAAGCGCCAGTTTACGAATGCGGTCGATCTCGGTGCCGGCCGTGGGTACGTCACCAACCACGTGCTGGGCGAAACGGTCCAGAAGCTAACCGCCATCGACCTCAGCCCGGCAATGCTGGCCCAAATCAAGGGTTCGCCCGGGCTGGACTTTAGCGTGCGCGAGATGGACGAGGAGCGGTTCGCGTTCGAGCCGGATTCGCTCGATCTGGTCGTGTCCAGCCTGAGCATGCACTGGATCAACGATCTGCCGGCCTGCTTTCGGGCGGTGAATCGTGCCCTCAAACCGGACGGCGTGTTTATCGGGGCCATGTTCGGTGGGGACACGCTGTACGAGCTGCGGTCGGCCCTGCAGCTGGCGGAGCAGGAGCGAAGGGGCGGTCTCGCGCCGCACGTTTCCCCCTTCACGCAGATCCGGGACGTGGGCATGCTGCTGAACCGGGGCGGCTTCACCATGCTCACGATCGACACGGACGAGCTGGTGATCGGGTATCCGTCCATGTACGAGCTGATGTTCGACCTGCAGGGGATGGCGGAGAGCAATGCGGCGTTCAACCGACCGCTGCACGTGGGGCGGGATACGCTGATGGCGGCGGCCGCCATTTACCGGGACATGTACGCCCGCAAGGAGGAGGGCGTGTCGGCCACGTTCCAGATCATTTTCTTCGTCGGGTGGAAACCGTGCGCTAGTCAGCCGCAGCCGGCAGAGCGCGGATCGGGCACGGTTTCGCTGAAGGATCTCGGGAAGGTGATGACGCCAAAGGGTGGCGCCAGTTCGGGATGCAAAAGTTGAGCCGGAAATCGGGGTAGCGGTTTAAAGTTCAAGACCACGTTTATTAATGTAATATATAGGAAAAGGATGGTGGTGCagaaatgttctttttttggtttgcaagttttttttatacccAATCACACTATTCACTATCGGAGCTGACGACAACAAGAAGATAGAAAAATGaacagcacaaaaacacgCTCCTGCGCACCTACTTTGATGTCTTATTTTCAACGCGTGTCTCCCTTCCCAACCGTCGGttccttgttttgttttttttttttgtttaaactcAAACTCAACGTAACGAAATTACTTATAAAATAAGTGATTATAATATGTGTGTAAcgaagcaataaaataaaatagacaCTGCGAGACgcaaaaaaactaacacaAAAGTAACGTAATTCCATCTGAAGTACTTGAGCGTGTAGATCGTATCCATACATATAtcaattgtttctttttttagtaATAATAGTTATAGCCAGGTTTTATAAACCGATTTCCATCaccttgtttttgtgttgtttttttgataATGGTGCTTTTTACACAGTACCGGTAGCATCTTTAAGAAGGCTAATAATTGCCCCGCCTAATATGGTATAAAGAGGagagtgagagggagagagaaagagagtccCTTTTAACATTTCGAGGggtggaaacaaacaaaaaagtgtattttttcctcccaaaaaaaatgaacatggaagagcaaataaaataatggaaaaaaatcgTTGAAACTGAAAAATCGAGATTAAAGTACATCGGTGGAAAGATCACTTAGCCGTAAGTACAGTAATTCCCTCTGGTTAAGCTACGAGTAGTTACGCTACTTCTAGGAGGAGAAAGGAGCGAACGAGAGCGAGAAGCGAGGGAGAGACCTgttaagtttgttttttttttgtttctgtgttaATAATTCTTATCATAATCTGCAGTGAAATTATTACTTTTAAAGTACATTTGCTTGCTGTTTGGAGGTGTTTTTAATTCACACCACTAAATGTATCATACTCTAAAGCACGCGCTTTAAACTGCATGTAATACGTTTTgtattatgtgtgtgtgtgtttttgttttgtttgtaattttgAAAACGTTCCTATACTACTATTTCACCATTGAAACGCGCTCCCTTGTGTAATAAACAGCcttttgttgtgtttaatAAAAACGTAAAATTTGCAACacctttcctcttcttttgctctttcctCGCTCTCCTTAAACGAtgacaccacacacacaaacacctctttaaaataactaaaacaaaattaacaccccttaacaaaacgaaagaaaaaggaaaaacagaaaatcacCCAATAAATGCCTCCTGCAGCATATGACACAGCGTTACATGGTTCGGCGGCTGGTCCGGGTTGTTGCGGGGCGCTCGCACTCCCCCCGCCCTCGCCCCCACCCAGGTCGGCCCCCGTGGCCCCTAGGACTCGTAGATCAGGCGCTGGTAGTGCGGATGGATCTCCTGCGTCGACACGTGCAGGCTGAACTCGAGCGCGACGAGCACGGCAAACTCCGACGCGATCAGCTCCTTGCGGTTCAGACGAAACACACTCTCCGTTTTCTaccagagtgtgtgtgtttatagagaaagataaaaaaatttaaataaaaagataggaaaaatGAGGGATTTAAGCCACCCTTACCTCAATCAAACTCTTCAGCGCCTCTCCCTTGATGTCGTTCAGCTTCGCGCTCAGCAGCAGACAGGCGCCGGCGCACAGTTTCCGATTTTCCTTGTTCACCAGCTTCGATAGGATCAGCTTCTCGAAGTACACGTACGCCTGCGAGATGGTCAGGAAGTCGATACGGTTGTCCAGCTTGTTGATGCGCTTCATCTCGCGTTTAATGCTGCCAGTAGAaaagggaggaggaggacagACAAAAAAGCGATTAATCTTTATGCTGATTATGTGCCGGTGTGTCGATGACCGGCATTGAAGGCGATTTCAGCACAGGCGTTGTGCTTCGTAAATTCGTAACTATTTCAAGGACGGTCACTGGTCTTCGCGTGCAGCGTCTATCGCGAGAAATTTGCATGTTTCGGTTTTTCGTTTCTTATCACCGGTTACAACTGGTTCCCTTTTTGGGGCGGTTCGTTGAACGGACACAGCCGCAAACAGCCGGCTGTTCGGAGGGAGATTGTTTTTTCTGCgtctttttaaattaaacaacaaatcCACAATGAAAACATCCCGGATTGCCCTTGAAAATCTAGTTTAAAGCgtgtttttcctgtttttttcttacattttaatttaatcataCAAATGAATGAGTACAAAAACACCCGGACACCCAACAAGGGCCACTTGCTAGGAAGACAAAAGATTAACGAAGAAAGTATGATTATCAAATGATTTACACCCCATCATCTTCTTCTGTCCACATCCATCTCCCAAAGGGTAattaaagcagcagcaaatcaaAACGGTAACGATGGCCTTGTTCACCCCGTTCGCAAACCAGTCTGGATGACGAGAAGTGTACCTTTCTCCTACTCCTACCCTGCTCCGGCTGATAAGAGAAGATTAAGGTgtaaccacaaacacacacaagacgACTACAACAATACAAtcgtgaaacaaacacaaagccCCATTTAAAAGGCCAAGCAAAAGGCATCTTGTGCTGAGCCTGGTGGTGGCTGATAAGCTACAACCCATCACAGCCAGATGGCCCGGGGAAGGGCAAGGAAACCGTTCATCAAATGTCGTCATAATACGGACaggacaataaaaaaagagttttgcaaatgtattttaaataacGGTTTTGATTGCACACGTGACGGGCCATAGGGTTGCGGAGGAGCGATGAAACAAGCAAACTGCTCCATTATGTCTGCTTCGCCGTCATCATCACGATAAGATATCGACAGCATCGTACGATAGGCAAAAGGCGGTACTACTACCACTGTATCTTACGTGTGCATGGCACCCGGTGTTAGGGATGAATAACTTATAGCAATAAAACGTCCGTCTTCAGGCGCTTTTGTGTGGCTTGCGCAATGCAGTAATaagaaaattaatgaaattaatcttttgaaattcaatttgttgGGTAAAAATTAATCAcgggaaaaatgaaattttcgtaggaatcggttccgactAGCAAAACGCGGTTTtctggaatcagtttccggatattaggtccggaatcagtttccggaatcgattccggaatcggtttcggaatcggaacaGGCTATAAAATTgcttccggaatcgaaattggctccgaaatcagaatcggcttcgaaatcggaGTCAGTTTCAacatctccataagaataggcgttcgggtccaatgatgctacgtatttATAGCCACAAAGAATCAATATTTAATTGTAAACGATCCGTTCTCATGGATATTCCCGGACTGacttcgcttctgaaacttcttatttgaATTCAAGAACTAATTCTTATTCTGGAGCTAATTTAATGTCTGGAGTCAATCCTGATTCCTTTTCcagagcaaattgcgattccaaggtcgattccgattccgaaactaattctgattccggaatcgattccggagacgaTTCCAGAACAAAATCTGGAGcaaattccggaaccaattctggagccgattccgattcctgaACTgtttctgattccggagctgattccgatcCCAGAATCGGCTCTGTAGtcgactccagaatcggctcccgaatcggctccggaatcgtctccggaatcggcatcggaaatcgactccggaatcgcaATCGGTTTCGGAATTGTTTCCGAAcatggaatcggaatcaggtAGGTctgattccgagctcccatcACTAATAAATCATGTTCAGATGCTCAAAATTGCTTCGTAATTGAATAATTGGTAAGGAAATTCATAAAACAATCGATTTTACATCTCAAAACGGTTGCTGTTCCCCTGGCTGGCTTACCACTTGAAACAGAGGTAGGCCTGTAAAGAATGTGCTGATAAGGGCAGATTTAAGGGGGATCATTTGCTCCcctctttttccctccccccaaCGGAACAGGGCATAGCATCCGGATTGCAGCTGAGAGGGATCACTGGCAATCGGACACTCACAGGAAATGTCACCCTCAGGGCGCGAATCAAAGGCAACGGGAGGATGTGGTGTCGTCTGTCAACAAGCAACAGAAGCAGCACCCATCAGCACCAGCTGTaccgtttgttttgtgatAGCTaataccaaaacaaacagcaactcaaacacacatacacacaccacccAAGCACCAACAACTGCGGGGTGGCATGTGATGATGGCGTCCATCAAGGAAGCACCATTTcttatctctctctcattccACCCCATCGTCCACTGGGCACACAAGCACAGTAAGCAGTGGCATcagcacaaaaaagcaccTCTTTTTGTAATGGtcgagttgttgttgttgttgttgttaccgTACCTGCGGAGTTTGCTGAGCGTCAGCTGTATCTGTGGGAACCGCTCGCGGAACTGATCGTTCAGCTCCTTCTTCAGCTCGGACGGGCGCACGTAATCGATGACGGACGTGACGTACGAGGTGAACGTCAGCAGCGTCCGATGCTTGCCCGCGATCAGCTCCGGATCGTCCAGTATGTTGGCCGAGTACTGGATCTGCGAAAGAAGAGGCGGGAGTTAACCTTCCATTTGTCCATTCATTCTGTTTCGTCACCTTTCCCTTACCCCCGTAATGGATGCGAAGCCATCCTCGTACTCCTTCGAGATGTCCAGCAGCCCGGAGGACGGACCACTGCCCGCCCCAGTACCGGTCGAGGCgacagcaacaccaccaccgccctgCGAAGGGCTGGCCGCGCTGTTCCGGTTCAGCGTGTCATAGTACCGCGCCGCGGCATGATTCTCCAGCGACGCAAAGTTCGTGATCTCG
Proteins encoded:
- the LOC120955159 gene encoding arginine-hydroxylase NDUFAF5, mitochondrial, yielding MRPPGVSMRLCKMFPLVGNVVRNAGSATLHHRSYCTPVVNIFDRNVKRLQRERAAKRDDVELYDYIKEEVGYRLADRIFDIKRQFTNAVDLGAGRGYVTNHVLGETVQKLTAIDLSPAMLAQIKGSPGLDFSVREMDEERFAFEPDSLDLVVSSLSMHWINDLPACFRAVNRALKPDGVFIGAMFGGDTLYELRSALQLAEQERRGGLAPHVSPFTQIRDVGMLLNRGGFTMLTIDTDELVIGYPSMYELMFDLQGMAESNAAFNRPLHVGRDTLMAAAAIYRDMYARKEEGVSATFQIIFFVGWKPCASQPQPAERGSGTVSLKDLGKVMTPKGGASSGCKS
- the LOC120959510 gene encoding DNA translocase FtsK-like, translated to MPAQFAQNGQLNYVVVDENEETNTNFLEQQPVLVRVPQRQAEYVTPQRQERPLQVQQRVQSVPQVQYQQPVTQPPQVQYQQPQVQYQQPVTQQPQVQYQAPVVQQPQVQYQQPAAAQQPQYQYYQQPQYTYQQTQSQPYYLSAYQQQQPSYAQYQQPSYYYAGAPQSSGQYYSTPPERGSDEGSIHPVQS